The Aphis gossypii isolate Hap1 chromosome 3, ASM2018417v2, whole genome shotgun sequence genome includes a region encoding these proteins:
- the LOC114123483 gene encoding glutamate receptor ionotropic, kainate 1 isoform X2: protein MKLEIFVWIVHFASRAYTLPDTIRIGGLFHPNDINQENVFKHAIHDVNANRLILSRSNLSGQVEKVSPQDSFHASKRVCSLLRLGVAAVFGPQSAQISSHVQSICDTMEIPHLETRWDYKLRRESCLVNLYPHPTVLSKAYLDLVKKWGWKSFTIIYESNEGLVRLQELLKARNGAFSAYPITIRQLGSSRDHRPLLKQIKNSAESHIILDCSTEKIYDVLKQAQQIGMMSDYHSYLITSLDLHTIDLDEFKYGGTNITGFRLVNPDTPVVQKVLKQWGENFTVMSTETALIYDAVHLFARALHDLDSSQKIDIKPLSCDASDTWSHGYSLINYMKIVEISGLTGVIKFDNQGFRTDFELDVVEVNKEGLSKIGTWNSSQGINFTRSFVEAYSSIVDNLHNKTLVVTLILSSPYTMRRESSLKLVGNDQFEGYAIDLIYEISKLLGFNYTLKLVPDGRYGSYNEDTKEWDGMMGELLQQRADLVVADLTITYDREQAVDFTMPFMNLGISILYRKPIKQPPNLFSFLSPLSLDVWIYMATAYLGVSVLLYILARFTPYEWYNPHPCNPDPDNLENQFSLMNCMWFAFGSLMQQGCDILPKAVSTRIVAGMWWFFTLIMISSYTANLAAFLTVERMDSPIESAEDLAKQTKIKYGALRGGSTTAFFRDSNFITYQRMWSFMESSRPSVFMSSNNEGVERVVKGKGNYAFLMESTSIEYVIERNCELTQVGGLLDSKGYGIAMPPNSPYRTAISGAVLKLQEIGKLHKLKTKWWKEKRGGGACRDDTSKSNSAANELGLANVGGVFVVLMGGMGVACVVAVFEFVWKSRKIAVEERIIKYHTKYRK, encoded by the exons ATGAAGTTGGAAATTTTCGTTTGGATTGTTCACTTTGCGAGCCGCGCATACACTCTGCCCGACACGATCAGAATCG GAGGTTTGTTTCATCCAAATGACATCAACCaagaaaatgtattcaaacacGCCATCCACGACGTCAATGCCAATCGGCTCATACTTAGTAGATCGAACCTTTCTGGTCAGGTAGAAAAAGTATCACCTCAAGACAGTTTCCATGCTTCAAAGAgag TATGCAGTCTACTTCGGCTTGGCGTCGCCGCAGTTTTCGGCCCACAATCTGCTCAAATATCCAGTCACGTCCAGTCCATTTGTGACACGATGGAAATACCACATTTAGAAACGCGATGGGACTACAAGTTGCGACGTGAGAGCTGTTTGGTTAATCTCTATCCACATCCGACCGTATTATCTAAG GCGTACTTGGATTTGGTGAAAAAATGGGGCTGGAAGTCGTTCACGATAATATACGAGAGCAACGAAGGCTTGGTGAGGCTGCAAGAGCTGCTGAAAGCCAGGAACGGCGCGTTCTCAGCTTACCCGATCACAATCCGTCAGTTGGGTTCTAGTCGAGATCACag GCCTCTATTgaagcaaataaaaaattcggcAGAATCCCATATCATACTTGATTGTtcaactgaaaaaatatacgatgTGTTGAAACAAGCTCAACAAATAGGAATGATGAGCGACTATCACAGCTATCTTATCACATCTCTG gACCTTCATACGATTGATCTGGATGAATTTAAATACGGCGGTACAAACATTACAGGTTTCCGGTTAGTGAATCCCGATACACCCGTGGTACAAAAAGTGTTGAAACAATGG GGAGAAAACTTCACCGTCATGTCG ACGGAAACTGCTTTAATTTACGACGCCGTCCATCTATTTGCCAGAGCACTCCACGACCTGGACAGCAGCCAAAAGATTGATATAAAACCATTGAGCTGCGATGCTTCTGATACATGGTCCCACggatatagtttaataaattatatgaaaata GTAGAAATAAGCGGTCTGACTGGGGTCATAAAGTTCGACAACCAAGGATTTAGGACCGACTTTGAGTTAGACGTGGTAGAAGTGAACAAAGAAGGACTATCAAAGATAGGAACTTGGAACTCCAGCCAAGGGATAAACTTCACCAGGTCTTTTGTTGAAGCCTACTCTAGCATCGTTGACAATTTGCATAACAAAACACTGGTCGTCACTTTGATCTTG AGTTCGCCTTATACTATGCGCCGCGAATCCAGTCTAAAACTAGTGGGCAACGATCAATTCGAAGGATACGCGATCGATTTGATATACGAGATATCGAAACTATTGGGCTTTAACTATACACTGAAACTTGTGCCAGACGGTCGTTATGGTTCTTACAACGAAGACACAAAAGAATGGGATGGGATGATGGGAGAGCTTTTACAACAG AGAGCAGACTTAGTGGTGGCTGATCTAACTATTACCTACGATCGCGAACAAGCTGTAGATTTTACTATGCCATTTATGAACCTCG GCATAAGTATTTTGTACCGGAAGCCAATCAAACAACCACCGAacctattttcatttttgtctCCACTGTCGTTGGACGTGTGGATTTACATGGCCACGGCGTATCTTGGCGTATCGGTTCTCCTCTACATATTAGCAAG ATTCACCCCATACGAATGGTATAACCCCCATCCGTGTAACCCAGATCCGGATAACCTAGAAAATCAGTTCTCCCTCATGAACTGTATGTGGTTTGCGTTCGGATCTTTGATGCAACAAGGCTGCGATATACTTCCCAA AGCCGTTTCCACAAGAATAGTGGCCGGCATGTGGTGGTTTTTTACGTTAATCATGATCTCATCGTACACGGCTAACTTGGCGGCGTTTTTAACCGTGGAAAGAATGGACTCGCCAATTGAAAGTGCCGAAGATCTTGCTAaacaaacgaaaataaaatacggtGCACTTCGTGGTGGCTCGACAACCGCGTTTTTCAGA gattcaaattttattacataccaAAGGATGTGGTCATTTATGGAATCGTCACGACCAAGTGTGTTTATGTCTTCTAATAACGAAGGTGTAGAAAGAGTTGTAAAAGGAAAAGGAaactatgcatttttaatggaATCCACTAGTATTGAGTACGTGATTGAGAGAAATTGTGAGCTCACTCAAGTCGGAGGGCTTTTGGATTCAAAAGGTTACGGCATAGCGATGCCACCGA ATTCTCCATATAGAACAGCGATTAGCGGGGCAGTATTAAAACTTCAAGAAATCGGTAAACTACATaagctaaaaacaaaatggtGGAAAGAAAAAAGAGGCGGTGGCGCTTGTCGG gACGATACTTCAAAGTCCAATAGCGCGGCCAATGAGTTGGGTCTGGCTAATGTAGGTGGCGTGTTCGTAGTGCTAATGGGTGGAATGGGTGTAGCTTGTGTTGTTGCCGTGTTTGAATTCGTATGGAAGTCTAGAAAAATAGCAGTCGAAGAgagg ATTATTAAGTACCATACGAAGTATAGAAAATGA
- the LOC114123483 gene encoding glutamate receptor ionotropic, kainate 1 isoform X1, which produces MKLEIFVWIVHFASRAYTLPDTIRIGGLFHPNDINQENVFKHAIHDVNANRLILSRSNLSGQVEKVSPQDSFHASKRVCSLLRLGVAAVFGPQSAQISSHVQSICDTMEIPHLETRWDYKLRRESCLVNLYPHPTVLSKAYLDLVKKWGWKSFTIIYESNEGLVRLQELLKARNGAFSAYPITIRQLGSSRDHRPLLKQIKNSAESHIILDCSTEKIYDVLKQAQQIGMMSDYHSYLITSLDLHTIDLDEFKYGGTNITGFRLVNPDTPVVQKVLKQWGENFTVMSTETALIYDAVHLFARALHDLDSSQKIDIKPLSCDASDTWSHGYSLINYMKIVEISGLTGVIKFDNQGFRTDFELDVVEVNKEGLSKIGTWNSSQGINFTRSFVEAYSSIVDNLHNKTLVVTLILSSPYTMRRESSLKLVGNDQFEGYAIDLIYEISKLLGFNYTLKLVPDGRYGSYNEDTKEWDGMMGELLQQRADLVVADLTITYDREQAVDFTMPFMNLGISILYRKPIKQPPNLFSFLSPLSLDVWIYMATAYLGVSVLLYILARFSPYEWENPHPCNSEAPDVFENKFSLNNSLWFTIGSLMQQGSDMAPKAVSTRIVAGMWWFFTLIMISSYTANLAAFLTVERMDSPIESAEDLAKQTKIKYGALRGGSTTAFFRDSNFITYQRMWSFMESSRPSVFMSSNNEGVERVVKGKGNYAFLMESTSIEYVIERNCELTQVGGLLDSKGYGIAMPPNSPYRTAISGAVLKLQEIGKLHKLKTKWWKEKRGGGACRDDTSKSNSAANELGLANVGGVFVVLMGGMGVACVVAVFEFVWKSRKIAVEERIIKYHTKYRK; this is translated from the exons ATGAAGTTGGAAATTTTCGTTTGGATTGTTCACTTTGCGAGCCGCGCATACACTCTGCCCGACACGATCAGAATCG GAGGTTTGTTTCATCCAAATGACATCAACCaagaaaatgtattcaaacacGCCATCCACGACGTCAATGCCAATCGGCTCATACTTAGTAGATCGAACCTTTCTGGTCAGGTAGAAAAAGTATCACCTCAAGACAGTTTCCATGCTTCAAAGAgag TATGCAGTCTACTTCGGCTTGGCGTCGCCGCAGTTTTCGGCCCACAATCTGCTCAAATATCCAGTCACGTCCAGTCCATTTGTGACACGATGGAAATACCACATTTAGAAACGCGATGGGACTACAAGTTGCGACGTGAGAGCTGTTTGGTTAATCTCTATCCACATCCGACCGTATTATCTAAG GCGTACTTGGATTTGGTGAAAAAATGGGGCTGGAAGTCGTTCACGATAATATACGAGAGCAACGAAGGCTTGGTGAGGCTGCAAGAGCTGCTGAAAGCCAGGAACGGCGCGTTCTCAGCTTACCCGATCACAATCCGTCAGTTGGGTTCTAGTCGAGATCACag GCCTCTATTgaagcaaataaaaaattcggcAGAATCCCATATCATACTTGATTGTtcaactgaaaaaatatacgatgTGTTGAAACAAGCTCAACAAATAGGAATGATGAGCGACTATCACAGCTATCTTATCACATCTCTG gACCTTCATACGATTGATCTGGATGAATTTAAATACGGCGGTACAAACATTACAGGTTTCCGGTTAGTGAATCCCGATACACCCGTGGTACAAAAAGTGTTGAAACAATGG GGAGAAAACTTCACCGTCATGTCG ACGGAAACTGCTTTAATTTACGACGCCGTCCATCTATTTGCCAGAGCACTCCACGACCTGGACAGCAGCCAAAAGATTGATATAAAACCATTGAGCTGCGATGCTTCTGATACATGGTCCCACggatatagtttaataaattatatgaaaata GTAGAAATAAGCGGTCTGACTGGGGTCATAAAGTTCGACAACCAAGGATTTAGGACCGACTTTGAGTTAGACGTGGTAGAAGTGAACAAAGAAGGACTATCAAAGATAGGAACTTGGAACTCCAGCCAAGGGATAAACTTCACCAGGTCTTTTGTTGAAGCCTACTCTAGCATCGTTGACAATTTGCATAACAAAACACTGGTCGTCACTTTGATCTTG AGTTCGCCTTATACTATGCGCCGCGAATCCAGTCTAAAACTAGTGGGCAACGATCAATTCGAAGGATACGCGATCGATTTGATATACGAGATATCGAAACTATTGGGCTTTAACTATACACTGAAACTTGTGCCAGACGGTCGTTATGGTTCTTACAACGAAGACACAAAAGAATGGGATGGGATGATGGGAGAGCTTTTACAACAG AGAGCAGACTTAGTGGTGGCTGATCTAACTATTACCTACGATCGCGAACAAGCTGTAGATTTTACTATGCCATTTATGAACCTCG GCATAAGTATTTTGTACCGGAAGCCAATCAAACAACCACCGAacctattttcatttttgtctCCACTGTCGTTGGACGTGTGGATTTACATGGCCACGGCGTATCTTGGCGTATCGGTTCTCCTCTACATATTAGCAAG GTTTAGTCCGTATGAATGGGAAAATCCACATCCTTGCAACTCTGAAGCCCCagatgtttttgaaaacaagTTTTCTTTGAACAATTCACTGTGGTTTACGATCGGCTCTCTGATGCAACAAGGATCTGATATGGCTCCtaa AGCCGTTTCCACAAGAATAGTGGCCGGCATGTGGTGGTTTTTTACGTTAATCATGATCTCATCGTACACGGCTAACTTGGCGGCGTTTTTAACCGTGGAAAGAATGGACTCGCCAATTGAAAGTGCCGAAGATCTTGCTAaacaaacgaaaataaaatacggtGCACTTCGTGGTGGCTCGACAACCGCGTTTTTCAGA gattcaaattttattacataccaAAGGATGTGGTCATTTATGGAATCGTCACGACCAAGTGTGTTTATGTCTTCTAATAACGAAGGTGTAGAAAGAGTTGTAAAAGGAAAAGGAaactatgcatttttaatggaATCCACTAGTATTGAGTACGTGATTGAGAGAAATTGTGAGCTCACTCAAGTCGGAGGGCTTTTGGATTCAAAAGGTTACGGCATAGCGATGCCACCGA ATTCTCCATATAGAACAGCGATTAGCGGGGCAGTATTAAAACTTCAAGAAATCGGTAAACTACATaagctaaaaacaaaatggtGGAAAGAAAAAAGAGGCGGTGGCGCTTGTCGG gACGATACTTCAAAGTCCAATAGCGCGGCCAATGAGTTGGGTCTGGCTAATGTAGGTGGCGTGTTCGTAGTGCTAATGGGTGGAATGGGTGTAGCTTGTGTTGTTGCCGTGTTTGAATTCGTATGGAAGTCTAGAAAAATAGCAGTCGAAGAgagg ATTATTAAGTACCATACGAAGTATAGAAAATGA